ACTCCAATGCCTCAATCAGAGGATCCGGCTGGCACAGAAAAAGATAAGAaacatatttgtaaataaatcaaGTATTGCTGGAATCTAAAATAAAACCATTAATAATTAAGTACTAGGTGCATATAAGTTACCATAATCTCCTTTAACGACAGGAAAATGCGTTCAAGCGCAAAATCCAACTGGTGAACTTTTGCATCCACAACCTAAGACCAGAAATGATATCTGAAAACTCAAAAAAGCATCAAAATCATAGGGCAAAATTGAAAGGCATAATTCATTGGCAGAAAGATCAATAGCTTTGATCAGCCAAGATTTACCTGATTCACCACGGTTGTAAGATGAGCAAGTCTATCTCAGTGCATACAACAACAATATATTTAACTcagtaaaattttaacattcaaCTACGTAATATACCTGACCAATTTTGAAATATGAAGCAGGGTCCAAAGTGGCATCCCATGACACTTCCGTCTGGTGAATCAGTGCAGGCACACCCTCAACCTACAGCAATGTGGACAGGtcaaattttgtgaaaaataaaatataaaggatTTAAGATCTCATCATTTTGGCTTTGTGCTTCTAAATTGAATATCTAACAAAATTAACAGGAGTCATAGAGCTCACAATCCACATCTTACCTATGCCGACCACTTATTATCCACTACTGGAAATTTATGCTATTAAAATCTATCAATTGAGACAATACCATGAAACAAAAAGAGATGAGAATCTTTATTTTAAGAAACAAGAGGACATATTTAACTTACCTCAACAAAAACACCAAAATAAGTAATTTTCTTGATGCAACACTTCACTACATCCCCAACACGAAGTTTTGCCTGCAATAGAAAACAGCTTGAAAAGTTGAAGACTTCAAATATGTTAAGATCAAACAGACCAACGTGATGATATAAATCTATTTCATAGATTAAATTTTGTGGTTGACCAAGCCCTAGAGGCAAACTAAtgttttcatttcaaatatattCTTGAAAACTTCAGATGAATTTGAACCgaaacaaaaaattcaagatcTGGGAAAAAGTCACTGAACTTCCTACAAAAAGGTGAGCAAGACAAATCATGAAAGGTTGAGcctatatatatagagtcaTTCTCTAGTTAGGAAATCCTGATATAAATTTGGTCAGGACCATACATATTCACCACTGGATTAATTACAATGgactaatattatatttaacaatccagATCAAAGGTGTAAACACATGGTCAtgacaaaaatttttcaaaacatctTGACTGGAGAATTATTTGTACATGCGTGTGTATGTATTTATGGTCAAGACAAGCAATTACTAAAGAAAAAGTTGTCAAGAAGGAATTAAGTTAATAATTCTAGGACAGAAAATGTTATCCCTTTCTAAAGTTAGGCATTCACATGATAGCATCTAACTTCCAGgcaattcattaacaaaaggCCAACACTAGCATAAGACACAAGCAAAAGTAtaatgagtttaagggaagctACAAAACTCTTAATAGTCAATAAAAAGAGATGCAGAGGCTGCTACCAATATGTGATAACTGTTTTCAACAACTTTAAAGAGTTTAGTATAAACAAATAAGTAGTCAAgaagtattaaaattaaatattaactcTCACCATCAGACTTCTCTTTTTTTCAACCaactcttccttttcttttggcTTCACAGAAAATATAAGCTTTCTCAAATTCCGGTCAACCATTACTACATTCACACTGATTTTCTGCAAATGCCATGttcatcaatatattttatttttccttaattGGTAAAAGTTCATCAATGCTCTACACAGAAGCAGTAGAACTCCAACAtcaaataaaatgttcaaaCCTGACCAACAAATGATGACAAGAATTTAAGCTTCTCTTGATCATATATCCTAAGAAGATCTTCCAACTTCATATCTGGCGAAACTTCTCCCCCTATATGTTGATCAAGTTCCTGATCTTGGCTTGAGTCAAGTGTAGAAGTCTTTCTTTGCATATCATACTTTCCAATGATTCCTAGATTTTGCTTATACTTTGATGGGTCTAAGCCCTTACGTCTCAACCAAGACTCAAATGCTAAGAACTTCCACTTGGCAACAAGATTACGGTATGGTAAAAATCCAATCAATGCTCCAAAAGATACCTTTAAAGCAATTATATGAAATTCAGAATGGTCAAGTGGAAAAACTAATtagtttgaaaatgaaaatggtaaAGAATAGAAAATGAAGTTCTTAATAAACCCCTTTTAAGTGTACATACAACAAAACCTCTGGTGCTAGAGCTTATTAACTCCACTTCCACTCGTTCTCCTGTCTTAACAAGATCTTCTGCCCTGGTCCAATCAGAATCTTCATGTTCCTAAATTTTGATAGAGCAGCCAGaattatcacaaaatattttttatcaaacgAATATAAATGAAATCATGACAGGATCATAGATACTAACCAACAGAGGATATGTAGAATGAAGATCATCAAGCTCAATATCATTCCCATTAACAACTGGATTCATGGGGATTGCCTCCTCTCTTTCTTCGATAGACTGACCTAATCTATAATAAAGAAACCTGTTTATCAAAACCAATCTAGAAAGGgaagaatagaaaaaatgaaaaatttcaaGATCAACATGAATACCTTGTAGGTTTTTCTTGCAGCGAAGACTTCACAGCAAATGTGGCGCTGGAATCCACCAAATTTTCTTCTGATGATTCACTCTCACTGTCAGTGGACCCAGTTTGACTATTGGGTGGCTGCACACCTTAAAAAACCAGGCACAATATGACTCCAAAAAGGCTTTAGAGATTTTGCTTTAGCAGTAAAAGGAAGAGTGGGATAAGTTCCAATATTATCAGGAATCAATTGGAAAGAAAACCCATATGCATACAACCACCCATCAACATCACTGCAACCAAAAAATGAAACTATTTCAAGAAGCATGTTGCATTACCTGACATTGAGTTATCTTTCAGTTCAGGTTCCTCTAACACTAAGCCAACCCCAAAATCGGCCATCCTCCCATTATCCATATCGGTAGCTTCCAGCTCTGCCTTTGAACTTTCCTCCTCAATGAACTCTGTAACTCTAGCTTCTGCATCCTCAAATGGCTCTTGTTTCCCAACTAGTTCTGTCTCAACGCTAATTGCTGCAGGCTTTTTCAACGGGTGAAATCAACGTATTCACCTTTCCCTTCTTCTTTCCTTGCTCTTAACCCGGTGCCATCAATAGCAGCTTTGGCAGCAGGATTACCAGAAGTCTCCTTTTCTACATTCGAATTGGTACTAGAAGGTTCTGGCCTTCTCAAGAGTGTCATATCACTAAATTTCTCCTTTCCTTGCTCATTCCTCATTTTCAATGACAAATTAGGTTTCATCCTCAACCTCGAGGGCATATCCTGAACATCGTCTTCATTAACCAGGGTGGGCTTTCTCAAGATAACATTAGGAAGGCTACTCTTGCTCCTATCTATTGCCCTTTTAACTGACGGGCTTGGTTTCTTAATATCTAGCTCTCTGGGTTTATAATTGGCTTGAAATTTGACTCCCTTCTTTGGAACTGGGCGAACTAAATTCAAACCATCCAATGAACTAGATGATGATTTCTTATTGTCAGACACATCAAATGGAACCTCTTTAACTTCTACCACTTTACCCTTTCTTTTGTAAAATTCTTTCTCAATTTCAAGATAAGAAGCATCTGGATTCGCTTTTCTACCCATAATCTGATAACtaacaaatattaatgttaGCTAAAATAATCGAAAATTACACTCACAAACTCTAGTTGAACATCAGAAATTCATAactaaaaactttatatatggttcatactcatttaaaaaaaaaggaataaaaaaaatgaaaatttgcttCTCAGTACGCTTGCTTCCAACTGAGACCAATACAAACTCTTACTCAAGTTTAGAAATTTGCCCTTTTCTAAATTACCATCAAACATCAATATACAACTTTGCAAATacgcgtgtgtgtgtgtgtgtgtgtgtgagtgagagagagagagagagagagaataaaaaTGCATATTATACAGACAACACAAGCAAAAAAGGGGAGAGGGGACCTTGGCAAGGGTAAGTTTGGGGTCTTCTCCGAGCATTTTGCCAAACTTCATCTCCATAAGGTCCCATTTGTCAAACCCAGGCTCTTCTTTAGCAgcgaaaattgaaaatcttttattttttcgagGGAAATAAACTCCTCTTCTTAGTCTTGCTCTCGAGGCTGACACCAAAGGAAAGAATAAGGGATTGGAAGAGATAGAGCAAGAGGGAGTGGAAACAGTGGCTATAATAAGGCCTTCCATTGATCAAATGTAGAAGCAAGATTATCAGAGCATTAGATAATTGGGTTCGATTTGATCTGTTTATCAATATTTTGGCAAGAGTTGAGTTCAAGTGATTATAGAATGGCTTCTCGTTGAGCTGAGACGGCGATTTTATCCATCAGAGATAGTGACGTGGCAGCTTGTTGTTCTCTATACTACGTACCGGGCCAGACTTGCTACTGTAGACCTCAGTTTGTCAGCCACTAAAAATGAGACATGTAGGcataatttaactttattatcttattttttatgaatttttagcGAACAGTTTCTGTGCATTTGAATCTGTGAGATGCTACATCGTTCATTTGTGAAGGCCATGAAGAAGAGGGTGAAGAAACTTTCCTTTCACTGAAAGGCTGCttgttatttgaattttagaACAAAAGGGCGAAAAGCATGAACCATAAAGTCTCTGACTTGCTGAAAAGAAGCGCAAATGAACAACACTTATCACCAGTGTCTGTCTTTGTTGAACCACTGCAAGACCCTGAAAGCCGTCAAACAAGTCCACGCTTCTCTACTCAAAACCGCCCTCGACTTAGATGCTTTCTTTGCGGGAAAACTCCTCCTCCATTGCGCCGTCACAATCTCCGATTCTCTCGATTACGCTCGCCGCCTCTTCTTCCACTTCCCAAACCCAGATGTTTTTATGTACAATGCACTTGTTCGAGGTTTCTCCGAATCTGATAAACCTCAGAATTCAATCACTGCTTTTATTGAATTGCGTAGAAAGTGTTTAGACCCTCCTGATAGCTTCTCGTTCGCTTTTGTGCTTAAAGCAGCCGCGAACTTAAGGTCTCTGAAAAGTGGAATTCAGTTGCATTGTCAAGCCTTGGTTCATGGACTGGATGGGCATCTCTTTGTTGGGACAACTTTGATTAGTATGTACGGAGAATGTGGGTTCTCCAACTTTTCGATGaaggtgtttgatgaaatgcGTGACCCTAATGTGGTTGTGTGGAACGCGGTGGTTACCGCTTGTTTTAGGAGTGGTGATGTGGAGAATGCGAAGAGAATGTTCGATACAATGCCATTTTGGAATCTGACCTCATGGAATGTAATGCTTGCCGGATACATGAAAGCTGGGGAACTTGAGCTGGCACGAAATGTGTTTATAGCGATCGAAGTGAAAGATGATGTGTCCTGGAGTACTATGATTGTTGGATTAGCTCAAAATGGGTGTTTTGACGAGGCTTTTGGGCTGTTCAGGGAGTTGCTGCAGGTGGGAACGAGACCAAATGAGGTCAGCTTGACTGGCGTGCTTTCTGCGTGTGCACAGGCTGGGGCATTTGAGTTCGGAAGAATTTTGCATGgatttgtggagaaatttggATTTAACCGGATTGTGTCGGTGAATAATGCACTGATTGATACTTACTCCAAGTGTGGAAATGTGGGCATGGCTCGGTTAGTCCTGGAGAGAATGCCTGAGGATAAGAGCGTTGTTTCCTGGACTTCAATGATAGCTGGGCTGGCAATGCACGGTCATGGTGAAGAAGCCATACAACTTTTTCATGAGATGGAAGAGTCTGGGGTTAGGCCTGATGGGATTACCTTCATTTCAATTCTGTATGCTTGTAGTCATGCTGGATTGATTGAGCAAGGAAGTAGGTATTTTTCTCTTATGAAGGATGTGTATTGTTTAGAACCTACAATTGAGCATTATGGTTGTATGGTTGATCTATATGGTCGAGCTGGTAAGCTTGAGAAGGCCTATGAATTTGCATGTCAAATGCCCATTTCACCTAACACTATCATTTGGCGAACACTTCTTGGGGCATGTGGCATACATGGCAATGTTGAATTGGCAGAGCAAGTGAAGGAAAGATTATCTGTGTTAGACCCTAACAATTCTGGTGACCATGTGTTGTTGTCCAATATTTATGCCGTTGCTGGGAAATGGAAAGAACAAGTGACCATAAGAAGGTCAATGACTGACCAGAGGTTGAAGAAGACTCCTGGTTGGAGCATGATTGAAGTTGATAAGATCATGTATAGTTTTGTGGCAGGTGGAAAACCAAATAAGATAACAGAAGAAGCTTATGAGAAGCTAAGGGTAATAACATATAGGCTTAGAGTTGAAGGAGGTTATGTTCCAGAAGTTGGGAGTGTTTTGCATGACatagaagaggaagaaaaggaagatTCAGTGTCGAAGCACAGTGAGAAGCTTGCTTTAGCATTTGGGATAGCAAGAATGTGCAAGGGAAAAGCTATAAGAATAGTGAAGAATTTGAGGATTTGCAGAGATTGTCATACAGTGATGAAGTTGAGTAGTAAGGTTTATGGATTGGAGATTGTGGTGAGAGATAGAAGTAGATTTCACTCATTCATGAATGGTTCTTGCTCATGCAGAGATTATTGGTGAGCAATGAAACAGATTTATCATAAGGTTTATAGAAGAACAGATTTTTGGATGACAGGAATATACCACATCAGTCACCAAGGATTGCTATCTTAATGTCCATTTTAGCATAATATTCTTTTAGGTATCTACTCCATTATCAGTTTATAAGACAATTTGATATATTAATGTagtttttaatcaaatatatgtTCACGTATAAATTTGTAGTAAAAACCACACAAGTATGATTATCACGAATGCTTTTTAAAGTCATTTTAGAAACAATAAgatatgtgtataattttatgcacaaaCAGTATcgtgtcataatataattagatattattttatctttaatttttaactatttaatcatataatgacacatcgttatttatacaaaaattatacacataagtattattcttttaaaaattataggtCATTAATGTTTTCTATCGGGCATAAGTCAAACCCTTCttcatatttgtttcttttttctttcaaaaagttaattatatattaaaattattttattttagttatgaAATTCTAagctttaaattaaattttcaaatccttAATGAAACATACCTCACTTCTATAAATCtttaaatgtgattttttttttccaatatgaaatggttattaattaaaatacatatttttagggCATATACAAAATTAGCTAAGAGCCAAAAGACAACACCAATATAGTCAATAGGTTGCAAGTTGACAAAAATTCTCCCATATATGGACCAAAATTTCAGTCCAAGTCCATTGtcgacatttttcaaaatttcagttttagcCTCTATTGACTTTTCAACTACTTTTTTCTTATTGTAAACCTACAACATTCACATTCCAAAACTTTCAATCTTATCGGGCATATTCCTCTTCTCTTGCACATTGTTATCGTCCT
Above is a genomic segment from Mangifera indica cultivar Alphonso chromosome 3, CATAS_Mindica_2.1, whole genome shotgun sequence containing:
- the LOC123211507 gene encoding LOW QUALITY PROTEIN: uncharacterized protein LOC123211507 (The sequence of the model RefSeq protein was modified relative to this genomic sequence to represent the inferred CDS: deleted 2 bases in 1 codon), translated to MEGLIIATVSTPSCSISSNPLFFPLVSASRARLRRGVYFPRKNKRFSIFAAKEEPGFDKWDLMEMKFGKMLGEDPKLTLAKIMGRKANPDASYLEIEKEFYKRKGKVVEVKEVPFDVSDNKKSSSSSLDGLNLVRPVPKKGVKFQANYKPRELDIKKPSPSVKRAIDRSKSSLPNVILRKPTLVNEDDVQDMPSRLRMKPNLSLKMRNEQGKEKFSDMTLLRRPEPSSTNSNVEKETSGNPAAKAAIDGTGLRARKEEGKGEYGFHPLKKPAAISVETELVGKQEPFEDAEARVTEFIEEESSKAELEATDMDNGRMADFGVGLVLEEPELKDNSMSGVQPPNSQTGSTDSESESSEENLVDSSATFAVKSSLQEKPTRLGQSIEEREEAIPMNPVVNGNDIELDDLHSTYPLLEHEDSDWTRAEDLVKTGERVEVELISSSTRGFVVSFGALIGFLPYRNLVAKWKFLAFESWLRRKGLDPSKYKQNLGIIGKYDMQRKTSTLDSSQDQELDQHIGGEVSPDMKLEDLLRIYDQEKLKFLSSFVGQKISVNVVMVDRNLRKLIFSVKPKEKEELVEKKRSLMAKLRVGDVVKCCIKKITYFGVFVEVEGVPALIHQTEVSWDATLDPASYFKIGQVVDAKVHQLDFALERIFLSLKEIMPDPLIEALESVIGDRDPLVGRLEAAEADSEWPDVESLIKELQKVEGIESVSKGRFFLSPGLAPTFQVYMASMFENQYKLLARSGNKVQEVIVQASLDKEAMKSTILSCTNRVE
- the LOC123211506 gene encoding pentatricopeptide repeat-containing protein At1g74630-like, translating into MNNTYHQCLSLLNHCKTLKAVKQVHASLLKTALDLDAFFAGKLLLHCAVTISDSLDYARRLFFHFPNPDVFMYNALVRGFSESDKPQNSITAFIELRRKCLDPPDSFSFAFVLKAAANLRSLKSGIQLHCQALVHGLDGHLFVGTTLISMYGECGFSNFSMKVFDEMRDPNVVVWNAVVTACFRSGDVENAKRMFDTMPFWNLTSWNVMLAGYMKAGELELARNVFIAIEVKDDVSWSTMIVGLAQNGCFDEAFGLFRELLQVGTRPNEVSLTGVLSACAQAGAFEFGRILHGFVEKFGFNRIVSVNNALIDTYSKCGNVGMARLVLERMPEDKSVVSWTSMIAGLAMHGHGEEAIQLFHEMEESGVRPDGITFISILYACSHAGLIEQGSRYFSLMKDVYCLEPTIEHYGCMVDLYGRAGKLEKAYEFACQMPISPNTIIWRTLLGACGIHGNVELAEQVKERLSVLDPNNSGDHVLLSNIYAVAGKWKEQVTIRRSMTDQRLKKTPGWSMIEVDKIMYSFVAGGKPNKITEEAYEKLRVITYRLRVEGGYVPEVGSVLHDIEEEEKEDSVSKHSEKLALAFGIARMCKGKAIRIVKNLRICRDCHTVMKLSSKVYGLEIVVRDRSRFHSFMNGSCSCRDYW